A stretch of the Chitinophagaceae bacterium genome encodes the following:
- the aroQ gene encoding type II 3-dehydroquinate dehydratase has translation MKMLIINGPNLNLLGTREPEIYGSQTFESYFSDLKKKFPEHTLAYYQSNIEGEIINKLQEAGFSTDGIILNAGGYTHTSVAIADAIAAIHSPVIEVHISNPYAREEFRQKSLIAGKCKGVIAGFGLKGYEMAIKSIVE, from the coding sequence ATGAAGATGCTGATCATTAACGGACCGAATCTGAATTTGCTGGGTACACGTGAACCTGAAATTTATGGAAGTCAGACATTTGAAAGTTATTTTTCTGACTTAAAGAAGAAATTTCCGGAACATACGTTGGCTTACTATCAAAGCAATATCGAGGGCGAGATTATCAATAAATTGCAGGAAGCTGGATTTTCAACAGACGGAATCATTCTGAATGCCGGTGGCTATACACACACTTCTGTTGCAATCGCTGATGCAATTGCGGCCATTCATTCACCTGTAATCGAAGTGCACATTTCCAATCCATATGCAAGAGAGGAGTTTCGTCAAAAGTCGTTGATCGCCGGTAAGTGTAAAGGAGTTATTGCGGGATTCGGATTAAAGGGCTATGAAATGGCTATAAAAAGTATTGTTGAATAA
- a CDS encoding tyrosine recombinase XerD: MDWQSTIKGFKAYLQLERSLSANSVAAYIHDVGLLRRFFELKQLSVPPEEVVLEQLHEFIFFINELGMGDQSQARILSGIRAFYKYMMMEDLIKNDPTLLLEGPKLKRKLPDVLHLEEINQLLAAIDHSRADGIRNRAILEALYGCGLRVTELVDLKISNLYFDVGFIKVIGKGNKERLIPIGEEAIKHINFYRDGVRSHLAIKQGFEDFLFLNRNGKKLTRVYVFVMIKALAEKIGLKKSISPHTFRHSFATHLVEGGADLRAVQEMLGHESITTTEIYTHLDRDYLRETLLQFHPRYK; this comes from the coding sequence ATGGACTGGCAAAGTACAATAAAAGGCTTCAAAGCATATTTGCAACTGGAACGGTCGTTGTCAGCCAATTCAGTGGCAGCTTATATACATGACGTAGGATTATTGCGTCGTTTCTTTGAGCTGAAACAGTTATCTGTTCCACCTGAAGAAGTAGTACTTGAACAGTTGCATGAATTTATTTTCTTCATCAATGAACTTGGAATGGGTGACCAATCACAGGCACGTATACTTTCCGGTATCAGGGCTTTTTACAAATACATGATGATGGAAGACCTGATAAAAAATGATCCAACGCTATTACTTGAAGGCCCAAAATTAAAACGTAAGCTCCCTGATGTTTTACACCTTGAAGAAATAAATCAACTGCTTGCAGCTATTGATCACAGCAGAGCAGATGGCATCCGCAACAGAGCTATCCTCGAAGCATTGTATGGATGTGGCTTACGCGTAACAGAGTTGGTAGACCTTAAAATTTCCAACCTTTATTTTGATGTCGGCTTTATAAAAGTAATTGGCAAAGGAAATAAAGAACGTTTGATTCCGATTGGAGAAGAAGCCATCAAACACATCAACTTTTACCGTGATGGAGTTCGCAGTCACCTCGCTATTAAACAGGGTTTCGAAGATTTTCTGTTTTTAAACCGCAACGGTAAAAAACTGACACGTGTGTATGTTTTTGTGATGATAAAAGCACTGGCTGAAAAAATCGGTCTGAAAAAATCTATCAGCCCGCATACCTTCAGACATTCTTTTGCCACACACCTTGTTGAAGGTGGTGCTGACCTTCGTGCTGTACAGGAAATGCTTGGTCATGAATCAATCACTACTACAGAAATTTATACGCACCTCGACCGTGATTATCTCAGGGAGACCTTGTTACAATTTCATCCGAGATACAAATAG
- a CDS encoding M48 family metallopeptidase, with protein sequence MKHKLNIAWLVMSVLIFSCQKVPVTGRKQVHVIPESELISMSITQYGEALQQSKVINGTSDANMVNAVGKKIADAAVELMKQNNQSDRLKGYAWEYHLLDSKEVNAWCLPGGKIAVYSGLLPVSKTEAGLAVVMGHEVGHAIAQHGNERMTEQLAIQAGGIGLGAFISQKPAETQQIYQAAYGYGTQYGAVLPFSRMQESEADKIGLVLMAIAGYDPNEAVGLWERMKALSAGSAVPEFMSTHPSDQTRIDAIKKFLPEAMKYYKK encoded by the coding sequence ATGAAACATAAATTAAACATCGCATGGTTGGTGATGTCAGTACTGATTTTTTCCTGTCAGAAAGTGCCGGTAACGGGCAGGAAGCAAGTGCACGTAATTCCTGAATCAGAATTGATTTCGATGTCCATCACCCAGTATGGGGAAGCTTTGCAGCAAAGTAAGGTCATCAACGGAACTTCCGATGCTAACATGGTGAATGCAGTTGGCAAAAAAATAGCTGATGCTGCTGTTGAGTTGATGAAGCAAAACAATCAGTCGGACCGGCTGAAGGGTTATGCATGGGAATACCATTTACTGGACAGTAAAGAAGTGAATGCCTGGTGTTTGCCTGGTGGAAAAATTGCAGTTTATTCCGGTCTGCTTCCTGTATCCAAAACAGAAGCCGGACTGGCTGTAGTCATGGGACATGAAGTAGGTCATGCCATTGCACAACATGGAAATGAGCGAATGACCGAACAGTTAGCCATACAGGCAGGTGGCATCGGACTTGGCGCCTTTATCTCCCAGAAACCTGCAGAGACGCAACAAATCTACCAGGCAGCTTATGGATATGGTACGCAATACGGAGCAGTGCTTCCTTTCTCCAGAATGCAAGAATCTGAGGCAGACAAGATTGGGTTGGTATTGATGGCTATCGCCGGTTATGATCCTAACGAAGCCGTGGGGTTGTGGGAACGAATGAAAGCATTGTCAGCAGGATCAGCAGTTCCTGAATTCATGAGCACGCATCCAAGCGATCAAACTCGTATTGATGCCATTAAGAAGTTTTTGCCGGAAGCGATGAAGTATTATAAAAAGTAA
- a CDS encoding GWxTD domain-containing protein — translation MKRITLSFISCLLVICVFTQPSIAQHLRASMQNSGFLSLQTDTPYAETYLSIPGKSLQYKKNNHGKYEGAVEVTLLYLRDSNQVAAYDKYLLRSPEINDTVNITFNMLDLRRVTLPDGVYDVQMEVKDANLKEESLHLAQALNLNFRRDSIDFSNIELVDSYSPTVTQNVFSKNGYDIKPYVFNYYPTSINKISFYNEIYNLDKVVGNEDVIITYAVKHSQKDQVANDLFRFSKQKAAAINVVFSEFDITDLPSGNYVVQLQVKNKKNELLGQQSVFFQRSNKNSTGELTNIGLLDVSKTFVIHIAPDSLVYYMKSLSPTAEMYERDYIASIIQKNDLTLMQQFFYNFWKKRNADDPEKEWGVYRNLVAVVEYNYKTAIYHGFETDRGRVFLQYGAPNHMEGSDREPGAYPYEIWQYYKLLSNQSNIHFVFCNADLVSNDYKLIHSEALGELYDPRWRFKVYNTFKDGNGYRDFDIEGFRDTWGSQVDYNYNR, via the coding sequence ATGAAGCGGATTACTCTTTCATTCATCTCTTGCCTGTTGGTTATATGTGTATTTACGCAGCCTTCAATAGCTCAGCACCTTCGCGCTTCCATGCAAAACAGCGGATTCCTATCGCTGCAGACAGATACTCCTTATGCAGAAACTTATCTTTCCATTCCCGGTAAATCATTGCAGTATAAAAAAAATAACCACGGTAAATATGAAGGTGCTGTAGAAGTTACACTTCTCTACCTGCGCGATAGCAATCAGGTTGCAGCTTATGATAAGTATCTGTTGCGCAGTCCGGAAATTAATGATACCGTGAACATCACTTTCAACATGCTGGATTTGAGAAGGGTAACACTGCCTGACGGTGTATATGACGTGCAAATGGAAGTAAAGGATGCCAACCTGAAAGAAGAATCACTTCATCTTGCTCAGGCGCTGAATCTGAATTTCAGGCGGGATTCAATCGACTTCTCCAACATAGAACTTGTTGACAGCTATTCACCAACTGTTACCCAAAATGTATTTTCGAAAAATGGCTATGACATCAAGCCATATGTATTTAATTATTATCCCACCTCCATCAATAAAATTTCATTTTACAATGAAATTTACAACCTCGACAAGGTGGTGGGTAACGAAGATGTCATAATTACCTATGCCGTAAAACACTCCCAAAAAGACCAGGTAGCGAATGATTTGTTTCGTTTTTCAAAACAGAAAGCAGCGGCCATTAATGTGGTATTCTCTGAATTTGATATTACTGACCTGCCTTCGGGAAACTATGTTGTGCAGTTGCAGGTAAAAAACAAAAAGAACGAATTGCTTGGACAACAAAGCGTTTTTTTCCAGCGCTCCAATAAAAATTCTACTGGCGAATTAACCAACATCGGCTTGCTCGATGTAAGCAAAACATTTGTAATTCATATTGCTCCCGATTCGCTGGTGTATTATATGAAATCACTTTCTCCGACAGCGGAAATGTATGAACGCGATTATATTGCCAGCATCATTCAAAAGAATGACCTCACACTGATGCAGCAGTTTTTTTATAATTTCTGGAAGAAAAGAAACGCAGATGATCCCGAAAAAGAATGGGGCGTCTACCGCAACCTGGTTGCTGTAGTGGAGTACAATTATAAAACTGCCATTTACCACGGTTTTGAAACAGACAGAGGAAGGGTGTTTTTACAATATGGTGCTCCCAATCATATGGAAGGATCGGATAGAGAGCCAGGAGCTTATCCGTACGAGATCTGGCAGTATTATAAGTTGTTGAGCAACCAGTCTAATATTCACTTTGTATTTTGCAATGCTGACCTTGTGTCGAATGATTATAAACTTATTCATTCGGAGGCATTGGGTGAATTGTATGATCCGCGATGGAGATTTAAAGTCTACAATACCTTTAAAGATGGCAACGGCTACAGGGATTTTGACATCGAAGGCTTCCGGGATACCTGGGGTAGTCAGGTGGATTATAATTATAACCGGTAA
- the plsY gene encoding glycerol-3-phosphate 1-O-acyltransferase PlsY: MNYEIIVAFILAYLIGAIPFSVWTGMLFYHKDVRKYGSGNAGATNTFRVLGTQAGIIVLFLDIVKGSIAVSLAYYLGNLHFESDNFIYYELGLGITAAIGHIFPVYLNFKGGKGVATLFGAGLSVFPVAALVCVAVFLVVFLTTRYVSLGSIIASVVFPIVIIFYNQITQWPIILFSVFIPCIIIYTHRKNIQRLLKGEESKIIFEKN, from the coding sequence TTGAACTACGAAATAATTGTTGCATTTATACTGGCTTATCTGATAGGAGCCATTCCTTTTTCAGTATGGACGGGAATGTTGTTTTATCATAAGGACGTAAGAAAGTATGGAAGTGGGAACGCAGGGGCTACCAATACATTTCGGGTATTGGGCACACAGGCTGGCATCATCGTTTTGTTTCTTGATATCGTAAAAGGATCGATTGCTGTTTCGCTTGCTTATTATCTGGGAAACCTGCATTTTGAATCTGATAACTTTATTTATTACGAATTGGGATTGGGAATTACTGCCGCGATAGGACATATTTTTCCTGTCTACCTGAATTTTAAAGGCGGAAAAGGAGTGGCGACTTTATTTGGAGCTGGCCTTTCTGTTTTTCCCGTAGCCGCTTTGGTTTGTGTTGCAGTATTTCTGGTGGTGTTTTTAACAACGCGGTATGTTTCACTTGGGTCTATAATTGCGTCTGTTGTTTTTCCAATTGTTATTATTTTTTATAATCAAATCACACAATGGCCGATAATTTTATTTTCAGTCTTTATTCCATGTATAATAATCTACACCCACAGAAAAAATATTCAACGGCTGCTGAAGGGAGAGGAGAGTAAAATTATTTTTGAAAAGAACTAA
- a CDS encoding glycosyltransferase family 2 protein, which yields MRDNWSRTAVVILCWNGRKFLEEFIPSLLQFQSADSDIVVADNASTDDSVSFLLKNYPSVKIIRLEKNYGFAEGYNQAIRKIDSEFIVMVNQDVAVTENWLPPLISIMDSDHHIGAVHPRIHARLQPEHFEYAGAAGGWIDKYGYTFCRGRVFDATEKDHNQYAHTAEVFWASGACMLVRKKVFEQLNGLDGDFFAHMEEIDFCWRLKNAGYKIMYCPDSVIYHLGGGSLPHGNPFKTYLNFRNNLVMIAKNLPEKRKRILLARILMDQLAAIRFLLSFHFSDFLAVQKAHLYFITHLQQIKKKSTASILQFSKMKGVYNGSIVWDYFVRRKKLFSEIVLETNAE from the coding sequence ATGCGTGATAATTGGTCGAGGACCGCGGTAGTGATCTTGTGTTGGAATGGAAGAAAATTCCTGGAGGAATTTATTCCTTCACTACTCCAATTTCAAAGTGCTGATTCAGATATTGTGGTAGCGGACAATGCTTCCACCGATGACTCTGTTTCCTTTCTCCTTAAAAATTATCCATCGGTTAAAATTATACGCCTGGAAAAAAATTATGGCTTTGCAGAAGGATACAACCAGGCCATCCGGAAAATTGATTCGGAATTTATTGTAATGGTGAATCAGGATGTTGCTGTAACTGAAAACTGGTTGCCTCCGCTAATTTCCATAATGGACAGCGATCATCATATTGGAGCTGTGCATCCACGCATTCATGCCCGGCTTCAACCTGAGCATTTTGAATATGCCGGAGCCGCGGGCGGATGGATTGACAAATACGGATACACCTTTTGCCGCGGAAGAGTTTTTGATGCAACTGAAAAAGATCACAATCAGTATGCGCACACCGCTGAAGTATTCTGGGCTTCAGGCGCATGCATGTTGGTGAGGAAAAAAGTATTTGAACAGTTGAACGGTCTCGATGGTGATTTCTTCGCGCACATGGAAGAGATTGATTTTTGCTGGAGGTTGAAGAATGCCGGCTATAAAATAATGTATTGTCCGGACAGTGTTATTTATCATCTTGGAGGCGGCAGTTTGCCACATGGCAATCCGTTTAAAACTTACCTGAACTTCCGCAATAATTTAGTGATGATTGCGAAGAATCTTCCGGAAAAAAGAAAACGAATACTACTTGCAAGAATATTAATGGATCAGCTTGCAGCCATTCGTTTTTTACTTTCGTTTCATTTCAGCGATTTTCTGGCTGTGCAGAAAGCTCACTTATATTTCATAACACACTTGCAGCAGATTAAAAAAAAGAGTACCGCTTCCATCCTGCAATTCTCAAAAATGAAAGGTGTTTACAACGGTTCGATTGTTTGGGATTATTTTGTGAGAAGGAAAAAACTATTCTCTGAAATTGTTCTGGAAACTAACGCAGAATAA
- a CDS encoding WbqC family protein produces MNSGRQPTTFLIEANYLPPVAWFVELHSSSMVSIDIQQPFKKSTHQNRCKILGANGTQLLTVPLQGGRGVKKNIRDVKISYEERWQQIHWNSICSAYNKSSYFQFYEDQFRHFYERKTEFLIDLNVHLMQTCFRILALGVEIELVSDSNHIKTLSEKTIKINASEKLLPYYQVFQHKHGFVAGLSIIDLIFNKGPDAKSYFGNQQ; encoded by the coding sequence ATGAATTCCGGCAGGCAACCCACTACTTTTTTGATAGAGGCGAATTATTTGCCTCCCGTTGCATGGTTTGTTGAGCTGCATTCAAGTTCCATGGTTTCGATTGACATTCAACAACCCTTCAAAAAATCAACGCATCAGAACAGGTGTAAAATTCTGGGTGCGAACGGAACTCAATTGCTAACTGTGCCACTACAAGGAGGCAGGGGGGTGAAAAAAAATATCAGGGATGTTAAAATCAGTTATGAAGAAAGATGGCAACAAATTCACTGGAACAGTATCTGCTCAGCTTATAACAAGAGTTCGTACTTCCAGTTTTATGAGGATCAGTTCCGCCACTTTTATGAAAGGAAAACAGAGTTCCTGATTGATTTAAATGTGCATTTAATGCAAACATGCTTCAGGATATTAGCCCTTGGTGTTGAAATTGAATTAGTATCTGACTCCAATCACATAAAGACCCTTTCTGAGAAGACGATCAAAATCAATGCGTCTGAAAAATTACTTCCGTACTATCAGGTTTTTCAACATAAGCATGGTTTCGTTGCCGGATTAAGCATTATTGATTTGATTTTTAACAAGGGACCTGATGCAAAAAGCTATTTCGGAAATCAACAGTAA